From one Mycolicibacterium sp. HK-90 genomic stretch:
- a CDS encoding O-methyltransferase encodes MVSSNAGRAEAIVTHAERSISEDEIVAAARERAEELGAGAVTPAVGALLSVLARLTGGRAVVEVGTGAGVSGLWLLSGMSDDGVLTTIDVEPEHQRIAKQGFTEAGVGPGRTRLIGGRAQEVLTRLADESYDLVFIDAEPIDQPQFVAEGVRLLRPGGAIVLHRAALGGRAGDASANDAEVSAVREAARLIAEDERLTPVLIPLGDGLLAAARD; translated from the coding sequence ATGGTCAGCTCCAACGCCGGTCGCGCCGAGGCGATCGTCACGCATGCCGAACGGTCGATCTCCGAGGACGAGATCGTCGCGGCAGCTCGCGAGCGGGCCGAAGAACTCGGCGCGGGCGCCGTCACCCCGGCCGTCGGGGCGTTGCTGAGCGTGCTCGCGCGGCTCACCGGGGGGCGGGCGGTCGTCGAGGTCGGCACCGGGGCCGGCGTCAGCGGGTTGTGGCTGCTGTCCGGCATGAGCGACGACGGCGTGCTGACCACGATCGATGTCGAACCCGAACATCAGCGCATCGCCAAGCAGGGGTTCACCGAGGCCGGCGTCGGCCCAGGCCGCACCCGCCTGATCGGCGGGCGTGCCCAGGAGGTACTCACCCGGCTGGCCGACGAGTCCTACGACCTGGTGTTCATCGACGCCGAGCCGATCGATCAGCCGCAGTTCGTGGCCGAGGGGGTACGGCTGCTGCGCCCCGGCGGCGCGATCGTGCTGCACCGGGCCGCACTCGGCGGCCGGGCCGGCGACGCCTCGGCCAACGATGCCGAGGTCAGCGCGGTGCGTGAGGCGGCCCGGCTGATCGCCGAGGACGAGCGGCTCACCCCGGTGCTGATCCCGCTGGGTGACGGCCTGCTGGCCGCCGCGCGCGACTGA
- a CDS encoding TetR/AcrR family transcriptional regulator, with protein sequence MRSVDDRTAMARIRDSAIEQYGQHGFNVGLRTIAEAAGVSAALVIHHFGSKEGLRKACDAYVAEVVREAKTESMQSSDPATWMAQMAEIESYAPLMAYLVRSMQSGSDLAKTFWRTMVDNAKEYLEEGVRSGVLKPSRDPDARAKYMAITGGGSFLLYLQMHDDPTDLRRVLRDYGEDMMLPALEVYSQGLMTDSTMYEAFLHQREQGIPFSSPVAGTDRKEPA encoded by the coding sequence ATGCGTTCAGTCGATGATCGAACAGCGATGGCCCGGATTCGCGATTCAGCGATCGAGCAGTACGGGCAGCACGGATTCAACGTGGGCCTGCGCACCATCGCCGAGGCCGCCGGCGTCAGCGCCGCGCTGGTGATCCACCACTTCGGCTCCAAGGAAGGACTACGCAAAGCGTGCGACGCCTACGTCGCTGAAGTGGTGCGCGAGGCCAAGACCGAGTCCATGCAGAGCAGTGACCCCGCGACCTGGATGGCGCAGATGGCCGAGATCGAGTCATATGCGCCACTGATGGCCTACCTGGTCCGCAGCATGCAGTCCGGCAGCGATCTGGCGAAGACGTTCTGGCGCACCATGGTCGACAACGCCAAGGAGTACCTCGAAGAAGGCGTCCGCTCGGGTGTGCTCAAACCCAGTCGCGACCCGGACGCACGAGCCAAGTACATGGCGATCACGGGTGGCGGGTCATTCCTGCTCTACCTGCAGATGCACGACGACCCGACCGACCTGCGCCGCGTGCTGCGCGACTACGGCGAGGACATGATGCTGCCGGCTCTGGAGGTCTACTCCCAGGGCCTGATGACCGACTCGACCATGTACGAGGCCTTCCTGCACCAACGCGAACAGGGCATCCCGTTCAGCTCGCCGGTCGCGGGCACCGACCGAAAGGAACCGGCATGA
- a CDS encoding ABC transporter ATP-binding protein, which yields MTAQTSSAPMANRSAAVEIRGLSKSFGRTRALDGLNLTVSPGGITGFLGPNGAGKSTTIRVLLGLLRADGGNVRLLGGDPWHDAVALHRRIAYVPGDVTLWPNLTGMQAIDFLCRLRGNGVDTRRRDELIERFELDPHKKARTYSKGNRQKVAIVAAFSCHSELYILDEPTSGLDPLMEKAFQQCVAEVAGHGAAVLLSSHILAEVEKLCDSVTIIRSGRTVRSGTLAELRHLMRTKVIARTRADGRALQNTPYVHDFTARDGVVSFSVDRADLEFTLEHLTDLGIQDLTVAPASLEDMFLREYQEAGR from the coding sequence ATGACGGCGCAGACCTCCTCCGCCCCCATGGCCAATCGATCTGCTGCCGTGGAAATCCGCGGACTGTCAAAGTCTTTCGGTCGAACAAGGGCGCTCGACGGGCTCAACCTGACCGTGTCCCCCGGCGGGATCACCGGATTTCTCGGGCCCAACGGCGCGGGCAAGTCCACCACGATCCGGGTGCTGCTCGGTTTGCTGCGTGCCGACGGCGGCAATGTCCGACTGCTGGGCGGCGACCCGTGGCACGACGCCGTGGCCCTGCACCGCCGGATCGCCTACGTACCCGGCGATGTCACGCTGTGGCCGAATCTGACCGGCATGCAGGCCATCGACTTCCTGTGCCGGCTGCGCGGCAACGGCGTCGACACCCGGCGCCGTGACGAGCTGATCGAACGGTTCGAGCTCGATCCGCACAAGAAGGCCCGCACCTACTCAAAGGGCAACCGGCAGAAGGTCGCCATCGTCGCCGCGTTCAGCTGCCATTCCGAGCTCTATATTCTCGACGAGCCGACCTCAGGCCTGGACCCGTTGATGGAGAAAGCTTTTCAGCAATGCGTTGCCGAGGTGGCCGGCCACGGGGCGGCGGTGCTGCTGTCCAGCCACATCCTGGCCGAGGTGGAGAAACTCTGCGACAGCGTGACGATCATCCGGTCGGGCCGCACGGTGCGCTCCGGCACCCTGGCCGAGTTGCGGCATCTGATGCGCACCAAGGTGATCGCCCGCACCCGCGCCGACGGCCGGGCGCTGCAGAACACCCCGTACGTCCACGATTTCACCGCCCGCGACGGCGTGGTCAGCTTCTCGGTGGACCGCGCCGATCTGGAATTCACCCTGGAGCACCTGACCGATCTGGGCATCCAGGATCTCACCGTCGCGCCGGCATCCTTGGAGGACATGTTCCTGCGCGAGTATCAGGAGGCGGGCCGGTGA